One genomic segment of Spartinivicinus poritis includes these proteins:
- a CDS encoding isochorismatase family protein produces the protein MAIPKIAAYQLSSAELMPENRVNWQFDSSRAVLLIHDMQRYFLNYYDTKAEPIPTVLANIQAIKDKLKPLGVPVIYSAQPGDQTPEQRALLQDFWGQGLTADLSQTGITERLMPEQDDHVMTKWRYSAFQRTELLQLMQTQQRDQLVICGIYAHIGCLLTAADAFMNDIQAFFISDAVADFTQQDHLMAINYAAQRCARAITTQQLLADATELTTTSDLPSNKQQLKQLIADWLGVTSDELEDDDNLIECGLDSIRVLSLIDQFKAKGKEISLIELAENPTVEGWASLLLAE, from the coding sequence ATGGCTATCCCAAAAATTGCAGCATATCAATTGTCTTCAGCTGAGTTAATGCCTGAAAATCGTGTGAATTGGCAGTTTGATTCCTCACGGGCAGTGTTATTGATCCATGATATGCAGCGATATTTTCTCAATTACTATGACACCAAAGCGGAACCGATTCCAACTGTATTAGCAAATATACAAGCAATCAAGGATAAGCTAAAGCCGTTAGGTGTGCCCGTTATTTACTCTGCTCAGCCAGGCGACCAAACCCCTGAACAACGAGCATTATTGCAAGATTTTTGGGGGCAGGGGTTAACGGCTGATCTTTCCCAAACCGGTATAACTGAAAGGCTAATGCCAGAACAAGATGACCACGTAATGACTAAATGGCGTTATAGTGCTTTTCAACGCACAGAGTTATTGCAATTAATGCAAACACAGCAGCGAGATCAGTTAGTTATCTGTGGCATATATGCGCATATTGGTTGTTTATTGACAGCGGCTGATGCCTTTATGAATGATATCCAAGCTTTTTTTATCAGCGATGCTGTAGCAGACTTTACGCAACAAGATCATCTTATGGCAATTAACTATGCTGCTCAACGTTGTGCGAGGGCAATAACCACACAACAACTGTTGGCTGATGCTACAGAGTTAACAACAACATCTGATTTACCTAGTAATAAGCAGCAATTAAAGCAATTAATAGCAGACTGGCTGGGAGTGACCAGTGATGAGTTAGAAGACGATGATAATTTAATTGAGTGTGGGCTGGATTCTATTCGAGTATTATCATTGATTGATCAGTTTAAGGCTAAAGGTAAGGAAATCAGCTTAATTGAATTAGCAGAAAATCCAACGGTGGAAGGGTGGGCTTCGTTATTACTAGCTGAGTAA
- a CDS encoding FecCD family ABC transporter permease — translation MAQSMIKLASIKHNTDNALVIRLNNGNYSLLFNQQIVLLSVVLMVLLACAMLGSLVLGTTTLSIQTVFDALLGQASQSQQLLVNEFRLPRVIAGLVAGFALAIAGSLIQHVVRNRLATPDVLGINEGAALLMLIVLVSSNAGLMGPWWVAPVGAFTSGILLLIIAKGLGTRGYRVILIGLALAYLVRSISELMLAHINSLHASATYNWTVGNLNGRGYEVAEPVALILMALMPFLLFTSRQLRVFQLGEELASTLGTHITRIQFMAICLAIIFAGLAVGIGGPIGFVAIAAPVIINKILGSNQLAIINTGLLGGILVVVADTLGRVLVAPLEIPVGVLTSILGGPFLLWVLLNNKNA, via the coding sequence GTGGCTCAATCCATGATTAAATTGGCTTCAATTAAACATAATACAGATAACGCATTGGTCATCAGGCTAAATAATGGAAATTATTCATTACTGTTTAACCAGCAGATTGTTTTGCTTAGTGTAGTGTTAATGGTTTTACTTGCTTGCGCTATGTTGGGCTCATTAGTATTAGGGACAACTACTTTAAGTATCCAAACTGTTTTTGATGCTTTATTAGGTCAGGCTTCTCAAAGCCAGCAATTGTTAGTTAATGAATTCCGTTTACCTCGGGTTATCGCTGGCTTAGTGGCTGGTTTTGCGTTAGCGATTGCTGGTAGTCTTATCCAGCATGTAGTCCGTAATCGTTTGGCGACACCTGATGTATTAGGTATTAATGAAGGGGCAGCATTATTAATGCTGATCGTTTTGGTCAGTAGTAATGCTGGCTTAATGGGGCCATGGTGGGTTGCCCCTGTAGGAGCATTTACTTCAGGTATTTTATTGCTGATCATTGCAAAGGGACTTGGTACCCGTGGTTATCGGGTGATACTGATTGGGTTAGCATTGGCTTATTTAGTGCGATCTATTAGTGAGTTAATGCTTGCTCATATTAATTCTCTGCATGCCAGTGCAACCTACAATTGGACAGTGGGTAATTTAAATGGACGAGGTTATGAAGTAGCTGAACCTGTTGCGTTAATATTGATGGCATTGATGCCTTTCCTATTATTTACCTCTCGACAATTGCGGGTTTTTCAATTAGGTGAAGAGTTAGCCAGTACATTAGGCACTCATATTACTCGTATCCAGTTTATGGCAATTTGTTTAGCAATTATATTTGCTGGGCTGGCTGTAGGTATTGGTGGACCTATTGGTTTTGTGGCCATTGCAGCTCCTGTCATCATTAATAAAATTTTAGGTAGTAACCAATTAGCTATCATTAATACAGGCTTATTAGGTGGTATTTTAGTGGTTGTAGCTGATACGTTAGGGCGTGTTCTAGTCGCACCTTTGGAAATTCCCGTAGGCGTGTTAACCAGTATTTTAGGTGGGCCTTTTTTGTTGTGGGTGTTATTAAATAATAAAAATGCTTAA
- a CDS encoding iron-siderophore ABC transporter substrate-binding protein: MKLINNVWLLAIMALVGCQPADEATELQQYSQQQSEQATQNSLKQRASTKQQESDNNTRQITDVTGSVVTIPRQPKRVVALSEVDLDSLLALGIQPLGATAGRGQTTTPSYLSDHTASVTIVGRLGLPNMDKLIELNPDLILAGGYIDPNALKQIKKIAPTVITHTIEENWKEAFQRTARLLEHEQAAEAYWAKYKKRVEQLKLILGEKANATISVVRWNPKGPGYMLNDSFISSVLKDVQLKRPEAQRQPGVGHSPPLSLEALEKIDGDWLFVGTLVEKSKAAQALDHIKTTQVFQQLKAVQHNQVVNVDGSLWTSVGGPLAAIAVLDDLVTVFKDA; encoded by the coding sequence ATGAAACTAATTAATAATGTTTGGCTACTAGCAATAATGGCTTTGGTAGGGTGCCAGCCTGCTGATGAGGCGACTGAATTACAGCAATACAGTCAACAACAGAGTGAACAGGCAACCCAAAATTCACTAAAGCAGCGTGCATCCACAAAGCAACAGGAGAGTGATAATAATACACGTCAGATTACGGATGTGACTGGTTCAGTAGTCACTATTCCTCGTCAGCCGAAGCGAGTGGTTGCACTGAGTGAGGTAGATTTAGATAGTTTACTTGCCTTGGGCATTCAGCCATTAGGGGCAACTGCAGGGAGGGGGCAAACCACAACACCGAGCTATTTATCTGATCATACTGCAAGTGTTACTATTGTTGGGCGATTAGGTTTACCAAATATGGATAAGCTAATTGAATTAAACCCTGATTTAATTTTAGCGGGTGGTTATATTGACCCTAATGCGCTAAAGCAAATAAAAAAAATAGCGCCAACGGTAATTACTCATACTATTGAAGAAAATTGGAAGGAAGCTTTTCAACGGACTGCGCGCTTGTTAGAACACGAACAAGCTGCGGAAGCTTACTGGGCTAAATATAAAAAACGTGTTGAACAGTTAAAATTGATACTGGGAGAAAAGGCCAATGCTACAATCAGTGTGGTGCGGTGGAACCCCAAAGGTCCTGGCTATATGTTGAATGATTCATTTATCAGTTCAGTGCTTAAAGATGTGCAATTAAAACGACCTGAGGCACAACGCCAGCCTGGAGTAGGGCATTCACCACCATTAAGCTTAGAAGCACTAGAAAAAATAGACGGGGATTGGCTATTTGTTGGTACACTTGTGGAAAAAAGTAAAGCCGCTCAAGCGTTAGATCATATTAAAACCACACAAGTTTTTCAGCAATTAAAAGCAGTACAACATAATCAGGTAGTCAATGTTGATGGTTCATTGTGGACCAGTGTTGGTGGGCCATTAGCTGCCATAGCAGTGTTGGATGACTTGGTAACGGTATTTAAGGACGCCTAG
- a CDS encoding FecCD family ABC transporter permease has protein sequence MFAVKLLKKHNEPNIWLISYFLLATLAVFLFISLITGAGYISVSESLDYLLGKPEAIADDKLTTVMDTLRMPRTFAAIIVGGCLGVAGTLMQSVTRNPLAEPGLLGVNAGAALGVVIGISFMAAETGYAYLVWAFIGALVGNGVILWVANHGSAVVTPVKLILAGIAVSATFQGITSFLLINSQATYDQYRYWVLGSLAGIDLSIIGQVLPFLMIGLFTSLVLTRPLASLMLGDDVAKSLGHRPKLTRFIVTITVTLLAGGSVALAGPISFLGLIAPFLARAITGPVLFQQLILSALLGALIVLIADISARLIVQPFEAPVGMILAIVGAPLLIGLTHSNRFSQLILSKSGN, from the coding sequence TTGTTTGCAGTAAAATTATTAAAAAAACACAATGAGCCTAATATCTGGCTCATTAGTTATTTTTTATTGGCTACATTAGCAGTATTTTTGTTTATTTCTCTGATTACCGGTGCAGGTTATATCTCTGTCAGTGAAAGTCTAGATTATTTACTTGGAAAGCCTGAAGCGATTGCCGATGATAAATTAACAACTGTAATGGATACCCTTCGTATGCCTCGTACCTTTGCTGCCATTATTGTGGGTGGTTGCCTGGGGGTTGCAGGTACGTTAATGCAGTCAGTGACACGAAACCCATTAGCAGAGCCAGGATTATTAGGGGTTAATGCCGGTGCTGCACTAGGGGTTGTCATTGGGATTAGTTTTATGGCTGCTGAAACAGGCTATGCCTATTTGGTTTGGGCATTTATTGGTGCTTTGGTAGGTAATGGGGTTATCCTCTGGGTAGCAAATCATGGTTCGGCAGTGGTTACGCCTGTCAAATTAATATTAGCAGGTATTGCTGTTAGCGCTACGTTTCAGGGGATTACTTCATTTTTACTCATTAACAGTCAGGCAACTTATGATCAATATCGTTACTGGGTGTTAGGCTCATTAGCAGGTATTGATTTATCTATTATAGGTCAAGTGCTGCCGTTTTTAATGATAGGCTTATTCACATCATTGGTATTAACCCGTCCACTTGCCAGTTTAATGCTAGGGGATGATGTTGCTAAATCATTAGGGCATAGACCAAAACTAACTCGTTTTATCGTTACAATTACTGTGACGTTATTAGCAGGTGGCTCAGTGGCACTTGCTGGACCGATTAGTTTTTTAGGATTGATTGCTCCTTTTTTAGCAAGAGCAATTACAGGGCCTGTGTTATTTCAGCAACTGATTTTATCTGCACTACTAGGTGCATTAATTGTGTTAATTGCTGATATTAGTGCTCGGTTAATTGTTCAACCATTTGAAGCACCAGTAGGGATGATTTTGGCAATAGTGGGCGCTCCATTATTAATTGGGTTAACTCATAGCAACCGCTTTAGTCAGCTTATTTTAAGTAAATCAGGGAACTGA